In the Raineyella fluvialis genome, GACCATCGCCGCCACGCCACTGGTGCCGATCGACAACGACACCTCGCCGGGACCCAGCCCGAGCCCGAGGGCCGCCGCCATGTTGTCCCCGGTGCCCGCGGCGATCGCCGCTCCGCCGCGGGTCCGGCCGACCACCGCATTCGGGGCGGAGGCCAGGGTCGGCAGTTCGATCGGGTGCCCGATGGCACTCGCGGCGAGCTCCGGAGCCCAGGCGTCGGCCTGTGGGTCGAAATAGCCGGTGCCGGAGGCGTCGCCGCGGTCGGTGGCGAAGAGTGCCTCGTCGGCGCTCAGGGCGCGGGTGACGTAGTCGTGCGGCAGCAGGACGCTGTGCGTACGGGCGGCGTTGTCCGGCTCGTGCTCGGCCATCCAGCGCAGCTTGGTGGCGGTGAACGACGCGACCGGGACGCTGCCGATCCGCCGGGCCGCCGCGGCGGGACCGCCGAGCTCGGCGGTGAGTTGTTCGGCCTGCGGAGCCGAGCGGGTGTCGTTCCACAGCAAGGCGTCGCGGACCACGTCGCCGCGCTCGTCGAGGGCGACCATGCCGTGCTGCTGGCCACCTACGGCGACGGCCTCCGCCCGCGGCAGGAGGTCGGCCGCGGTGGCGTCGAGCGCCTCGAGCCAGTGGCGGGGGTCGACCTCGCTGCCGTCGGGGTGGGGGGCGCGCCGTTCGTCGACGACGGCTCCCGTGTCGGTGTCGACCAGCAGTGCCTTGGTCGACTGGGTGGATGAGTCAATGCCCAGGACGAACATCGTCGGTCTCCTGTCGGCTGTGATCGGGGTGGGGGTCAGCCGCGGGCGCCGGTCAGGTGCTCGACCGCGAGCTGGTGGAGGCGTACGTAGCCGTAGTTGCGCTCCGAGGGACCGGTGAGGTCGAGGCCTTCGTAGACGGAGGGATCGGCGAGGAACGACT is a window encoding:
- the xylB gene encoding xylulokinase encodes the protein MFVLGIDSSTQSTKALLVDTDTGAVVDERRAPHPDGSEVDPRHWLEALDATAADLLPRAEAVAVGGQQHGMVALDERGDVVRDALLWNDTRSAPQAEQLTAELGGPAAAARRIGSVPVASFTATKLRWMAEHEPDNAARTHSVLLPHDYVTRALSADEALFATDRGDASGTGYFDPQADAWAPELAASAIGHPIELPTLASAPNAVVGRTRGGAAIAAGTGDNMAAALGLGLGPGEVSLSIGTSGVAAMVSPVPTADPTGLVTGFADASGHFLPLACTINAARILDTTRLLLGVDHAGLDALALASVAGAHGLTMLPYLDGERTPSRPYATGTLAGLTSRTSREDLARAAVEALLCSLADAVAFLEAATGVTAQRIVLIGGGARSEAVRLIAPAVLGRPVEVPPPAEYVALGAARQAAWALSGDREPPAWRPAGTRIHEADPTPEVLDRYRELRGPVS